TGTAGGTGGCGTGTGCCTAGGTTTTAGATCAAGTTCTAGTAACGcttctgccttattttctttatattagcAAAGTAACACAACCTGTTTTTCTCAAGGGATGTTCatgaccgtgtgtgtgtgtgtgtgtgtgtgtgtggtgtgtattcTCTTTTTGAACAGTTGCACACTGACAAGAAGCAGATCAGTGTCGGGTTCATTGGCTACCCAAATGTTGGCAAGAGCTCCGTGATAAACACATTGCGCTCCAAGAAAGTCTGCAGTGTGGCCCCCATTGCAGGCGAAACAAAGGTACGTCCAGCTTTAAGTGCCTTATTTACTTCTCCATATTGTATTTCCCTAGAGGGTGATTGTTTAGAGCATGGAGATTTCTACCTACTTCTCTTGAGTGAAGGCTACCATTGGGAGTTTGGTCTCCATATAATAGTTTGGAGTGTTACCAGAGTTGTCTCTGCCCATTTTGGTAAGACTGAGAGTAGTTTCTGGTTCATATGGCACTGTGTGCCTTTGGCACGATGTGGGAAGTGCCGTTCACATTTAAGTCTCCTTTAAATGTTCACTCCAGCCTTTTTCTTTGATAAACAAAACTAACCCAAGAATATTTGGTGCAAGCGTTATGAAAGAAAACTCAGATGTTATGGTAGATTCTGGCAGTTTGGGGGACATACCCTGAGATGCAGAGTGAGGAGCAACGTGGTTCTCCCGAAAGGAGGAGGGGTCGGACAGTATTAGACTCCCAAGAGTACCTTGAAAAACCAGAGAAGGTTTACTGGATTATTATCACGCGATACCACACGGagctcctgcctctgccttcatTTTAGACTCTTGGCTGGTGGAGGCTGTAGTCTGTACTTAGAGGAAGCACCTTGTGCGTGGCCCAAGTAGAGGAGACGCTTTATTGCTTCATCACTCAGCAGGTTGCTTCTCTTTGAGCCCTGACCCCACCCCTTTCTAGCTTGGTGAGCATCAGAGATTTGTGAAATCGGGCTCTTAAGTTTTGACCCAGGGAAGTCTCTGGCTTTTTACTGACTTCAGGTCTGGCAGTATATCACCTTGATGCGTCGGATATTCCTTATCGACTGTCCGGGTGTGGTTTATCCCTCCGAAGACTCAGAGACAGACATTGTGCTAAAAGGAGTGGTGAGTATTTTGGTCCTGACGGGCTCTTTGTTTGCCTTTTGGGGGAAGCATTCTGTGGGGAACACTGGATACCTTCGCGTTTCACTCGTTTGGAAGGCGGTTTGGGGTCAGCCTGTCTGACCAAACTTGAGGAACGTGATGCTCTGCAGGGCGGCCTCTCCATTCCGCTAAAGCCTGTTTGAGGAGTCAGTGGAGCCACGGGCATATCTGGTCAATGTCATCCCACAAAAGAGTTTGTAGTTTACACACAGGATCCAAAGGGAAGCAGGGCCTGTTTATGTTTAGTGATAATTCATCTTCGAGGGTTTATGGGTTGAGTCATTTTGGAACTCGGGCAGGCATTTCCTCACTTGTTTCTGAATATGACCAAAAACTTTAAATGGTTCCACTTGACCTTAACCAGTGCTGCTGGCTATACGTCCTGCGCGCATTCCTCCCCTCTTTGCTTAAACTATCGAATTCTCTTTGTGTCCTGGGATTGGCAGGCTTTTAACCATTTCTGTACGCGACTAGCATGAAACAGTCCAACTTTGAGCTGCTTGCGGAAGGAACCACACAGTTAGTTTGTGGTGAGCTGGGATTACAGCTGAGTGCCGGGCTCCCTGGCTGGACGCTGTGTGGTGGTGTTCCTTTCCCCTGACCACGTCTGGCCACCTCGGAGACCGGCCCCTGCCAGGCTCCCCTTGCATCGTGGTGTTGAAATCTATTTTCAGATACTGTTACAGATGTGAACTTCACTGCTTCCATATAAAGCTCATAAGCCAGAAATTTCCTCTGAACGTCTAGGTTCAAGTTGAAAAAATTAAGACTCCCGAAGACCACATTGGTGCTGTACTTGAACGGGCAAAGCCAGAATATATCAGCAAGACATACAAGATTGATTCTTGGGAGAATGCTGAGGACTTTCTCGAGAAGCTAGCTTTCCGGACTGGGAAGTTACTGAAGGTGAGCGAGGGTTTGTGAGACTTGAGACCAGGGCAGGTCACACGGCAGACATGTGTATGTGGCGAGGACCTTTTTTGTGGGTATGTGTGGTGGGAGCGGTCCGAAACTTGGCAGGCCGGTGGTGACGAGCACCTGGGGCGGCTGATGTGCCCCCACACCAGCAGGTGCTTTGGCCTGTGAATTTAATGGGGAGTCTTTCTGTGGCATTTCAGGGTGGAGAGCCAGACTTGCAGACTGTGGGTAAGATGGTTCTCAATGACTGGCAGAGGGGCCGGATTCCTTTCTTTGTCAAGCCGCCCAACGCAGAGCCCCCTGAAGCCTCCCAGGTAAGAACGGGGCAGACCTGCCTTTTGGAGAGGACGCTTCCTGCCCTAGGCATGGTGCCTTGATTGCCTCCCTTTGTGGAGCGCCTTTTTCCTGTGTGGTCTGTCCGTGCCAGTGTCTCCCCTTCCATAGAGCCGTGGCTATGACCTTgtggggggtggcggtgggggtgggggtggcattTGGAGACCAGGAAGCAGATGTGTGGTGGAAGTCCGAGGTTAAAATACCAGCCTTTGGGGCCTCGAACAAAGAGGGCTGTAACTATAAGTGCTTTTCCAATACTGGGTCTGTCCTTATGCTTGAGGAACAGGAACATTTCCAAGATTGACTCAACATTTGTGAGGCCCAACAATATGCCAGGCCCAGGGAATATaggaataaataacttttttgtcCTCAAGAAGCTGGTAATTAGGGGGAAAAGGAGAGTGGTACAGTTTATAGTCCGGGAAGGAAGTCTTAGATTTGGGGCCTCTGGGCTGAATTGAGAAGCTTCCTTCCTGTTGGATTTCCCTCCCCCTGGCAGTGGACCACCACAAGGCTCCAACCGTGgccctttgcttttctgtttctaggCTCTTTTTCAGAGCTCTGCCAAGTCTTTTGAAGAGGGGGCTTTAAGTTTCACTTCCATGCTGATCTTTCGGGTTTGTGTAGCTTTGGTTCATTCCCTCTTACCTGAAATCCGTTCCGCGTTTCAGTTATTAGCTAGAAACTTCCAGTTGAATACTTTCTCCAGCATTTCAGCATCACCATACCTGAAACTGGTGTtaactttcttcctctccccctaaAGCCACCAAACAGCCAAAAATACCCAGTTCCTGGTTCACTCATTGATTGGTTCATTCAGCAAAAGCGTCCTGAGGATCTCCCGTGTGCTGGGCACTCTGCTGGGCACTGGCGGTATTGCAGTGAAACTAGAGGAGTCCCTGCCTATCGCACTTCTGTGTATACGGATGCCGGCAGAGGAGCTTGTGGTTTTTTCTGATACCAGGTGCATTTCGTTTGTCCGCACCAATTCTGCAGTGCTCTGACACCCGCTGGGTGTCCAGTAATTCAGTTCTGGCACTATCTCCGAGAGTTAGCACAGGCCCACAGGTCTAGGGTCCGGCCCCACAGGATGGTCCCCGCTTCAGAGGCCAGCTGCGGATGGGCTTCCCCAGCCACCCACACTTCTGTCCAGCCAGCTACAAATTCAGGGGTTCTCAGGTTTGGTAATGTGCTGaaacaactcacagaactcagaaaagggTTTGCTTACGATAGCCAATTTATTGTAGAGGACACAGCTCAGGAACAGGCAAATGGAGATGTATAGGGCCAGGAGTGGGGTTGTGGGTGGCCTGGAGTTCCCGTGGCCTTTCTGGGCATGGTGCCCTCCCAGCATATCAATCCATTCAGCCCAGAAGCTCCCCAGACCCCATCCTTCAGGGTGTTTTGTGGAGGTTCTATTACGtaggtctgattttttttttttcttttaaatgttttatttttgagacagagcatgagcaggagaggggcagagagagagggagacacagtatccgaagcaggctccaggctccgagctctcagcacagagcccgacgtggggctcgaactcacaagccgtgagatcatgacctgagccgaagtcggacgctcaaccgaccgaaccaccctggcacccctacgTAGGCCTGATTAACTAAAGTATTGGCCATCAGTGATCAAACTCCATCTCTAGTCCTTTCATCAAGTGCTTGGTCcgtctggtgaccagcccccattcTGAAGCAAGGCCCCACCATGAGCATCTCATCAGATAAACTCTGGGGTGGTGGAGAGGGACtcgttatgaataacaaaagacaccctTCTGTACCCAGGAGATGCAGAGGGTTTTACAGTTCTGGTGCGAAGACCAAACATACGTTATGCTACAGGGACGGATAGTAAAGAGATAAATCCATTCCGTCGGGAGGTACTGGTGACTGTGAGGAGGACAGGACCAGGGAAGTGGGTTTGGGAGATGGGAGAGTGTTCTTGTACGTGGGGTGGCTGGGGGTGGCCTCTGAGGAAGTGGCCTTTTGGTGGAGCCCTTAACGGTAGGAGGCAGGAGCCTTGCGGGTATCTTGAGGGGAGAGGGGTGCGGGCAGAGGCTGCCCCCCACCCGGAGCACCTGAGTGGGAGCAAGTGTGCTGCGGTCGCGGAGTGGAGAGGTCGTGGGGCTGGACCCGGACCCGGACCCACGTGGGCGAGGGCAGGGCGACGTGGTGGGAAGCTGCTGGACGGTCGTGAGTTCGCCAGCTGCTGGACGTGAGGGAGGAAGACGTCGGCAGGGTCTGCTCTGACCCTGTGTGCACACGGTGGGGCGATCTTGGACTCTTAGTGTCTGGTCGTTGAGAGTGTCAGATCATTAGTTCCCCCAGTctgcaattttcttcttttattcttcttggtAGTGGCTGACACTCCTTCAGAACGCAAACACTATACCCTTAGCTGAGGAAAAAGGTATAAAAACGTACCTGCGAATTTTGTATGCAACTTCCTGAATTTTCTGAATTCCTGACTTATTTAGCGCTTTGTGTAGCCACCCTTGCCTTCGGAAAAATCACTAAAGTTCCAGGAGTCTCCGTTGCAAGGTTAAAACGATACTACAAGCACGTAGCGCCGGGATAAAGCCTGGCACGAGCTTCTCCTTCACCTTTAATTACCTCAGACAGGCGTGTCCCCCGGCTCAGCCCCTCCTGGTCACACCTTTCCTCCCGGGGCCTGTCCCTGCACCCCGAGCAGCGCTCTGCTTTCGCTCTCGGGCGGTTGTGCGCCCCCCTCTTGTGCGTGCTTACCTCAGCACCCCCGTCCCTTGCCCTCCTCAGGTGGGGCGGAGGGAGTCGCACACTGTGGGGAATGGCTGATAGTGTGACTGGTTAAACACCCACAGTTGGCTCTTCCTTGGGCCCCGCAGCCGAGTCCCTCTGATCCTTTAGTGCCGGCTTCTGGGCTTGACGCACCGTGGCTCCCGGGGGATGAACGACACGACTCCAGTGTGGGGTTTTCAGTACTTTCCTTAGTCCCGGGGAGAGGACTCCCTCGTTTGAGAGCCAGGTGTGAGGCCAGAAACGGTTTGCATTTTCTGATCccgtctctctcccccacctgcaccccgTTGTTTGGCCTCAACAGCTCCCATCCTCCTCGTCGTTGGAAGTCCCCACAGAAACAAGccagaagaacccagaagaggaaATCACGGCAGCTGTAGGCGAAGCATCGGAGCCCGtcactgagaaggaaaaagagaacagtcGCTGTGACGCTGACTCGGAAATGCAGCAGATCTTGGCACGAGTTCGGCAGAACTTTGGCAAAATCAATGTCATGCCTCAGTTTTCGGGGGATGACCTGGTCCCTTTGGAGATGTCGGATATTGACGAAGAGCTTGAGAGCTTTTccgaaggggaggaggaggcacaGGAGCTACCAGGAGACGAAGAGGAGGAGTCTTGCCCGGAGTCCCAGGAAGAACACACGGAGAATGACACCAAGGCGGTTATTAAAGCTCTGGATGAGAAGATCGCTAAATATCAGAGATTTTTAAACAAAGCCAAAGCTAAGAAGTTTTCAGCAGTCAGGTAGCAGCCTCATCTCACCAATGGCGGTTTGCTCGTTCTTTTCTCAAACACTTGCCAGGCGTACTGGAGCCACGGCTCTATGGGGCGTGAAAGGGagttattgccatttttaaaaagtgatctgCAGGTTTTTAAGGTGCAGCTCCGTGAAGTGTGTGAGAAGCTTTAGTTCAGTCTTTGGCAGAGGCCCAGCGGCTTTGGGCGGGCTGGGGGTGGCAACCGTGCGCAGAAGGTGGTCCGCAAGGTGGTCACAGCCCCCCGGGTGGGCACGTGATTTGGGCAGTCGAGGGGGCTGGCGGGCAGCTTTGTTACCTGGCTTTTCTGTTTCAGAATATCCAAGGGACTAAGTGAGAAGGTTTTTGCAAAATCTGAAGAGCAAGGAGCAGCTGAAGAAGTGGAAGATACAGGTAAAATAGTTCAACCACTGGCATGCGATTTGCGTCTTCAGAACTACGGGGAATCGAACTTtaatctctctgtcctctctcgtGCCGTCATCCACACAGATATTTATCGTAACTGGCACCATGTACTGTTTATGATACAGGTTGGATTATTCACTTTTTATTCTGCACATTTCTTGGGATTAATTTAGGAAGCTTCCTGTAAGAAGAGTACTTTAGTAACGTAGTCTAGGGGTGGGTCAGCAGATTttctggggggaaggggggtggatCAGGTATTTATTCTTTACTCCGTTGGGAGTCAGAGCTTCTTACATCAGGAGTGCGTTTCTATGACATAAATGCCCATCCTGCCATGGCCCACCAGGACCCTCCTAGCCTGGCACCCTCCCGGCCTCAccccactttgttctttttgtgtttttttccagaatagtttttttttttctttcttttttttttttaatatttatttatttttgagagagacagagacagaatgcgagtgggttaggggcagagagagagagagggagagatacagaatccaaagcaggctccaggctctgagccatcagcacagagcccgatgcggggctcgaactcatgggccgtgagatcatgacctgagccgaagtcggatgctcaactgactgaaccacccaggcgccctgtctcACCCCGCTTTGTGCTGTGCCCACCCACGCTCCATGCACACTGGTCTTCCAGCACGTCAAGCTCATTCCCACCCTAGGATTCACAGACACATTTTGAATAGAGAATTCCTGTCTGTTTTCTTTGTGCTCATGTATTGTTTCCAGTACCTACCAAAAAGGGAAGGAAGCGGAAGGCACAGAGGGAAGAGGACCGTTCAAATAAAACTCGCAGGATGCTTACATCTAAGGAAGTACGTGGTTTTGGTCTTGGTTTTGGTCTTAAACTTCACCCAGGTCTAGAAAGTAGAGAGGAGAA
Above is a window of Panthera uncia isolate 11264 chromosome C1 unlocalized genomic scaffold, Puncia_PCG_1.0 HiC_scaffold_4, whole genome shotgun sequence DNA encoding:
- the GNL2 gene encoding nucleolar GTP-binding protein 2, whose translation is MVKPKYKGRSTINPSKASTNPDRVQGAGGQNMRDQATIRRLNMYRQKERRNSRGKVIKPLQYQSTVASGTVARVEPNIKWFGNTRVIKQSSLQKFQEEMGTVMKDPYKVVMKQSKLPMSLLHDRIQPHNSKVHILDTESFETTFGPKSQRKRPNLFASDMQSLLENAEMSSESYDQGKDRDLVTEDPGVRNEAQEEIYKKGQSKRIWGELYKVIDSSDVVVQVLDARDPMGTRSPHIETYLKKEKPWKHLIFVLNKCDLVPTWATKRWVAVLSQDYPTLAFHASLTNPFGKGAFIQLLRQFGKLHTDKKQISVGFIGYPNVGKSSVINTLRSKKVCSVAPIAGETKVWQYITLMRRIFLIDCPGVVYPSEDSETDIVLKGVVQVEKIKTPEDHIGAVLERAKPEYISKTYKIDSWENAEDFLEKLAFRTGKLLKGGEPDLQTVGKMVLNDWQRGRIPFFVKPPNAEPPEASQLPSSSSLEVPTETSQKNPEEEITAAVGEASEPVTEKEKENSRCDADSEMQQILARVRQNFGKINVMPQFSGDDLVPLEMSDIDEELESFSEGEEEAQELPGDEEEESCPESQEEHTENDTKAVIKALDEKIAKYQRFLNKAKAKKFSAVRISKGLSEKVFAKSEEQGAAEEVEDTVPTKKGRKRKAQREEDRSNKTRRMLTSKERRRAARQQQPRKVGVRYYETHNVKNRNRNKKKTNDSEGQKHRHKKFKHKQ